GGCGCCACCACCGTCCAGGAACCGATCACCGCCGGGTGCCGGATCCCCTTGACCTCGTACCCGACGGTCGCGCCGCCGCCCTCGAAGACGTGGAACGAGAGGACGAGGTCCGCCTGCTCGGCCGCCGCCCACAGCGGCTCCCACATCTCGTGCCACACGGGCATCGCCGCGCTCCATGGCACGAAGAGCACGCCGCGGAGGCCCAGCGCGGCACAGTGCCGGAGCTCCTCCACGGCCGCCCGGGCATCGTGATTGGGGAGACAGCCGAGGCCGAAAAAACGCCCGGGCATCGAGCGGTTGAACCCGGCGATGTAGTCGTTGTAGGCGTGGTAGACCGCGGTCAGGAGCTCGTGATCGTGGATCGCCTTGTTGCTGAAGAGCCCGCGCGAGATGCCGATGATCCCGTAGATGATCTCCGCCTCGACACCGTCGAGCTCCTGATCCTCCCGCCGCTCCGCAGGATTGGAGGGCCGGGTCTGCCGTCCGGAGGCGAAGCCGGCTTCGGCCAGGATCCGCCCGCGCCGGCCCCCGGTCACCCCGGGGCCGTAGACGGCGTAGGGGCCGAGGACGTCCTCGCCCGACATCCAGACCTTGCGCCCGTCCCGCTCGACCACGTGCGGAATCCGCTCGCCCCAGATCGCGGGCATTCGCGAGGTGAAGGTGTCGGGCGGGAGG
The genomic region above belongs to Candidatus Methylomirabilota bacterium and contains:
- a CDS encoding amidohydrolase family protein, producing the protein MTRPVMSADSHMDLIYLPPDTFTSRMPAIWGERIPHVVERDGRKVWMSGEDVLGPYAVYGPGVTGGRRGRILAEAGFASGRQTRPSNPAERREDQELDGVEAEIIYGIIGISRGLFSNKAIHDHELLTAVYHAYNDYIAGFNRSMPGRFFGLGCLPNHDARAAVEELRHCAALGLRGVLFVPWSAAMPVWHEMWEPLWAAAEQADLVLSFHVFEGGGATVGYEVKGIRHPAVIGSWTVVAPLQMDEICVSVILAGVCERHPRLRLVLGESGIGWIPYILERLDDTYAERLADDLDLSLLPSAYFKRQIFATFQKDLHGVRAMAEIAPDNVMWGSDYPHRDGTWPFSGKAIEEQFRGIDEAIQRKILWENVRRVYRLDA